One Plasmodium vivax chromosome 13, whole genome shotgun sequence genomic region harbors:
- a CDS encoding hypothetical protein, conserved (encoded by transcript PVX_085240A), whose translation MVSNPCEKDPSCANSADRVSGGKDGCAQKGGEMEGEQKETPPVSSAEEKKGSGAAPVLNSSKDDAPMGEATPQEGPSGVAGEKKGGKESGQESGQESGQLSGGQTAPSANLQTAPSANLQTAPSAAPPADPPTDEVCVKRIINVEITEEIKSFLETFSQRRQQIIDWCDKNKELYASKINPQTSNFLFQKAKHIHQLLTEESINIDTLNVLLYFYNLYCTHNNLEKINAHSVVCSSCITYRGIYENINQNSKAFKNLLKEEKAYKKLIGKTNHLNDFFSNYKKTCPYGINLILGIFLTFLSGYYGSLLLGFTKFTTRLICGIVFSYVTLILEVIIFIIINEKVENLKRSQKSAGSNYGLYEKVYIKEGSGGKGEVDDPLGEAELVPQAEVQEMKGVADEHPTLKQRRKG comes from the exons atggtgagcaACCCTTGTGAGAAGGACCCCTCCTGTGCCAACAGTGCAGATCGTGTGTCTGGGGGGAAGGATGGCTGCGCGCAGAAAGGGGGCGAAATGGAAGGGGAACAGAAAGAGACTCCCCCTGTCAGTTCAgcggaggaaaagaaagggaGCGGTGCTGCCCCCGTCCTGAATTCTTCAAAGGATGACGCTCCTATGGGCGAAGCGACTCCCCAGGAGGGGCCCAGTGGTGtggcgggggaaaaaaagggcggaAAGGAGAGCGGGCAGGAGAGCGGGCAGGAGAGCGGGCAGTTAAGCGGTGGGCAAACCGCACCGTCCGCCAACTTGCAAACCGCACCGTCCGCCAACTTGCAAACCGCACCGTCCGCCGCCCCGCCCGCGGACCCCCCAACCGACGAAGTCTGCGTGAAGCGAATCATAAACGTAGAAATCacggaagaaataaaaagcttCCTCGAGACCTTCTCACAAAGGAGACAGCAAATAATCGACTGGTGCGACAAAAACAAGGAGCTCTACGCCAGTAAAATAAACCCCCAAACGAGCAACTTCCTTTTCCAGAAGGCGAAGCACATTCACCAACTCCTGACTGAGGAGAGCATAAACATTGACACGCTCAACGTGCTCCTCTACTTTTACAACTTGTATTGCACCCACAACAATTTGGAGAAGATCAACGCGCACTCGGTGGTGTGCAGCTCCTGCATAACGT ACAGAGGCATCTACGAAAACATAAACCAAAACAGCAAGGCCTTCAAAAACCtgctgaaggaggagaaggcgTATAAAAAGCTCATAGGGAAGACCAACCACCTGAATGACTTCTTCTCCAACTATAAGAAGACCTGCCC GTACGGCATAAACCTAATCCTCGGCATATTCCTCACCTTCCTGAGCGGCTACTACGGCAGCCTCCTGTTGGGCTTCACCAAGTTCACCACG CGCCTGATCTGCGGAATTGTCTTCTCCTACGTCACCCTCATCCTGGAagtcatcatttttataattattaacgAAAAAGTGGAGAACCTGAAGAGGAGCCAGAAAAGCGCGGGCAGCAACTACGGCTTGTATGAAAAGGTATACATTAAGGAGGGCTCTGGTGGGAAGGGAGAGGTGGATGATCCACTGGGGGAAGCCGAGTTGGTTCCCCAAGCAGAGGTGCAAGAAATGAAAGGGGTTGCCGATGAGCACCCCACGTTGAAGCAGCGTCGGAAGGGTTAA
- a CDS encoding hypothetical protein, conserved (encoded by transcript PVX_085245A) — MEGERTNSTPSGRRDPGDEDERREGAKSEHGGIGGDYDGADNLMDAGGDADGDGGGGLSACVSAYVSCDTVDGSFGDPRVNENEGLSEAMNGAPNGALNGALNGALNDVLKDVLKDVLSDNSDGHVDRHQGSSHQCRHQCRLECRQPTHSEDDPCGHRRHFLHRSIRRTTRKVEATKDAPHCSNNPKNELKKTSLCKYWLKGVCANVVCNFAHGEQELKYTYGVYKTTICKHWKRDGFCSSGINCRHAHGEGELQPKNLPLHLLRKKSHFKNGRYVGKCVGVLGEHCSQLIGGRGLGEHFSPITGGRALIEGRSLTGGRPLTGGRLLTGGAFGEGAGMPLRSGSRVGSKLRAHSIRRRSGAPLDYFICEAYLERQRSHHQNGGSATGRAPCTGEYTGRYVAHCGLRGSSGVQPCAPSNVLHHGPPALLPTLGRSENGERSASMRSYKRMRNCELLLKNEGRYFRERTLPEPFVSNERRDVNYVVSHFEDRRGRCDYGFGVTRNGFGEMQNGFGEMQNGFGMMQNGFGMMKNQVSLMKNPFGEMQNGFSLMQNPRNVEQPEDHQNGDNPNDGFHQMRRSITQQNLLMSNVLDAQKRDFYKQHLLLEYLPRGSFGGEIENGLLGIDTLRRSSVHVSGGAAGVTLCDGRLLLGETGVHAPGEFPHRVQNFLSKEVHLCSDCMRCAVGWTPTLKSTQVEGLACGGGLPENQPPYESMNYVALYMDERKRVGNSFSYEARLAQVGRRSGAISGVSPVSGLSDICRVDRAADRLTRANPHPNRSSCGCGRVSPRRNCAMGDNVGSGDHMARGDNLEERLTECQLRLKSLRGELTRHTDMHSVRDRRGGREEAIQTNYRVTLKEKTADGGTSKRGNIKRNIIISSGNDLVLIDTGNIMYNYSQINNTNVLRTYGLSQSFGSFGRFGSFGNCRVGAQGGSRPNGGGAFPGVSYEEGAPKQAQRGGCLHSGRQPREEPPDELPDEPHKGKDEGEKENHLGATPMDGVSNRSKFLSVSEHMDYSVTGQVGDPFGGDCFVGDCSMGDCSMGEFSSLLSAPPSNRVTPPHPFLGSSTSVSGSHANELSPFGSRMHSAEEVHFGGAAQLDQAASPQTNHAASSLLDLAAPPPLEGASKHPHSKCENSVKPPNGFFTVYCRDAHKGESGTTAPTLVAAERKESAAREVHKLVSHSKRNTQVKDPPQVVTPPRCTIDQHNSLRDTHLVEGQIGSGTAVGRACERLGESAGKAADEPADGADPNGVHCKRGEDLNRFDGGVNYSDENEKRIDTYLECILNCGADEDICK, encoded by the coding sequence ATGGAAGGAGAAAGAACCAATTCGACCCCCAGTGGGAGGAGGGACCCGGGTGATGAGGACGAACGAAGGGAAGGTGCTAAGAGTGAGCATGGTGGTATTGGAGGTGATTACGACGGTGCAGATAATCTGATGGACGCGGGTGGAGATGCGGACGGAGACGGGGGAGGAGGCCTGAGTGCCTGCGTGAGTGCCTACGTGAGTTGTGACACTGTGGATGGTTCCTTTGGAGACCCCCGTGTGAATGAGAACGAGGGGCTGAGCGAGGCGATGAACGGGGCGCCTAACGGGGCGCTCAACGGGGCGCTCAACGGGGCGCTTAACGATGTGCTGAAGGACGTGTTGAAGGACGTGCTGAGCGACAACTCGGATGGCCACGTGGACCGCCACCAGGGGAGCAGCCATCAGTGCCGCCATCAGTGCCGCCTTGAGTGCCGCCAACCCACCCACAGTGAAGACGACCCGTGCGGGCACAGGAGGCACTTCCTGCACAGGAGCATCAGGAGAACAACCAGAAAGGTAGAAGCCACAAAAGATGCCCCCCATTGTTCTAACAACCCCAAAaacgaattgaaaaaaacgtCCCTCTGCAAATATTGGTTGAAGGGTGTCTGTGCTAATGTAGTGTGTAACTTTGCACACGGAGAGCAGGAGCTGAAATATACCTATGGGGTTTATAAAACTACCATTTGCAAACACTGGAAGAGGGATGGGTTCTGCTCCAGTGGCATCAACTGTAGGCATGCACATGGGGAAGGGGAGCTGCAGCCAAAGAATTTGCCCTTACATTtgctaagaaaaaaaagtcattttaaaaatggccGCTATGTGGGCAAGTGCGTGGGTGTGTTGGGCGAGCACTGCAGTCAGCTGATTGGTGGGAGGGGGCTCGGTGAGCACTTCAGCCCGATAACCGGTGGGAGGGCGCTGATTGAGGGGAGGTCTCTAACTGGTGGGCGGCCGCTAACTGGTGGGAGGTTGCTAACCGGTGGTGCCTTCGGGGAGGGTGCCGGAATGCCTCTACGCAGTGGCTCTCGCGTGGGTTCAAAGCTCAGGGCGCATAGCATCCGTCGGAGAAGCGGAGCCCCCCTGGATTACTTTATATGTGAAGCGTACCTAGAGAGACAGAGGAGTCACCATCAGAATGGAGGATCCGCCACGGGAAGAGCCCCCTGCACTGGGGAGTACACCGGGAGGTACGTCGCTCATTGCGGTTTGCGCGGTTCATCTGGGGTGCAGCCGTGCGCCCCATCCAATGTGCTTCATCACGGCCCACCTGCTCTCCTTCCAACTCTGGGGCGGAGCGAAAACGGCGAACGGAGCGCCAGCATGCGGTCTTACAAGCGGATGAGGAACTGCGAGCTTTTGTTAAAGAACGAGGGGAGGTACTTCCGGGAGAGGACTCTACCGGAGCCGTTCGTCTCAAATGAAAGACGCGACGTGAATTATGTGGTTAGCCATTTTGAGGATAGGCGTGGTAGATGCGATTATGGGTTCGGTGTAACGCGGAACGGGTTCGGTGAGATGCAAAACGGGTTCGGTGAGATGCAAAACGGGTTCGGTATGATGCAAAACGGGTTCGGTATGATGAAGAACCAGGTCAGCTTGATGAAGAACCCGTTCGGTGAGATGCAAAACGGGTTCAGCTTGATGCAGAACCCGCGCAACGTGGAACAGCCGGAGGATCACCAAAATGGAGACAACCCCAACGACGGCTTTCACCAAATGAGACGCAGCATTACCCAGCAGAACCTACTGATGAGCAACGTCCTAGATGCACAAAAAAGAGATTTTTACAAGCAGCATCTCCTTTTGGAGTACCTTCCGAGGGGTTCCTTTGGAGGAGAGATTGAAAATGGCTTGTTGGGAATTGACACCCTTCGGAGGAGCAGTGTGCATGTTAGCGGTGGTGCCGCTGGGGTGACTCTCTGTGATGGTCGTCTGCTTCTGGGGGAGACAGGCGTCCACGCGCCGGGAGAGTTTCCCCACAGGGTGCAGAACTTCCTTAGCAAAGAAGTCCACCTGTGTAGTGACTGCATGAGGTGTGCCGTTGGATGGACCCCCACTTTGAAGAGCACTCAGGTGGAGGGACTAGCCTGTGGAGGAGGCCTGCCGGAGAACCAGCCCCCCTACGAGAGCATGAATTACGTTGCCCTGTACATGGACGAGCGGAAGAGAGTTGGGAACTCCTTTAGCTACGAGGCGAGGCTGGCCCAGGTGGGTCGGCGGAGTGGCGCtattagcggtgttagcCCAGTTAGCGGCTTAAGTGATATTTGCCGTGTTGACCGCGCTGCTGATAGGTTGACGCGAGCAAACCCGCACCCGAACAGGAGCAGCTGCGGGTGCGGCCGGGTGAGCCCCAGGAGAAACTGCGCCATGGGGGATAACGTGGGAAGCGGCGATCACATGGCTAGAGGCGACAATTTGGAGGAGCGCCTAACGGAGTGCCAGCTCAGGCTGAAgagcctgcggggggagttGACCCGTCACACAGATATGCATAGTGTGCGCGACAGACGCGGTGGAAGGGAGGAGGCCATTCAGACGAACTACAGGGTCAccctgaaggagaagacaGCCGATGGAGGAacctccaaaaggggaaacataaaaaggaatatcATAATTTCGAGTGGAAACGACCTGGTCCTTATAGACACGGGAAACATCATGTATAATTACAgccaaataaataataccaATGTGCTTCGCACATATGGGCTGAGTCAAAGCTTCGGCAGCTTCGGTCGCTTCGGTAGCTTCGGAAACTGCAGGGTGGGGGCGCAAGGGGGGAGCCGCCCCAATGGGGGAGGAGCTTTCCCCGGCGTCTCCTATGAGGAAGGGGCCCCTAAACAGGCGCAGCGTGGGGGCTGCCTTCATTCGGGCCGACAGCCGCGAGAAGAGCCGCCGGACGAGCTGCCAGACGAGCCGCACAAAGGGAAagacgaaggggaaaaagaaaaccacCTCGGAGCTACCCCAATGGATGGAGTTTCCAACAGGTCAAAGTTCCTCTCCGTCAGTGAGCATATGGATTATAGCGTTACCGGACAGGTGGGAGACCCCTTCGGGGGGGACTGCTTCGTAGGGGATTGCTCCATGGGGGACTGCTCAATGGGAGAGTTCTCCTCCCTCCTATCTGCACCCCCCAGCAATAGAGTGACCCCCCCGCACCCCTTCCTGGGGAGCAGCACCAGCGTGAGTGGAAGCCACGCGAATGAGTTGTCTCCGTTTGGGAGTAGGATGCACAGCGCGGAGGAGGTGCACTTTGGGGGGGCGGCTCAGTTAGACCAGGCAGCGTCACCCCAGACAAACCATGCCGCGTCATCCCTGTTAGACCTCGCCGCTCCACCCCCCCTAGAAGGAGCATCAAAGCACCCTCATTCGAAATGTGAGAATTCTGTGAAGCCCCCAAATGGATTCTTTACGGTCTACTGTAGAGACGCACATAAGGGCGAATCTGGGACGACAGCACCGACGCTGGTTGCGGCGGAGAGGAAGGAGAGTGCTGCACGGGAGGTGCACAAACTGGTGAGCCATTCGAAAAGGAACACTCAAGTGAAGGACCCCCCCCAGGTGGTTACTCCCCCGAGATGCACCATCGATCAGCACAACTCGTTGCGTGATACACATCTGGTCGAAGGGCAAATCGGAAGCGGTACTGCCGTGGGGCGCGCCTGTGAGAGGTTAGGCGAATCGGCAGGCAAAGCGGCGGACGAACCAGCAGACGGGGCAGACCCAAACGGCGTGCACTGCAAACGAGGGGAAGACCTAAACCGCTTCGACGGAGGCGTAAACTACAGTGACGAGAATGAAAAGAGAATCGACACCTACTTGGAATGCATTTTAAATTGCGGCGCGGACGAGGACATCTGCAAGTAG
- a CDS encoding hypothetical protein (encoded by transcript PVX_085235A) yields MHGDIKNDIIKSLPFTFSRVELTPRDGRGQKGEAKQTNSGDAPPHVVGGAQDGHTDESGETDGSGGTDGSVETDGSSPPEGTDQPNYEEYAGGGIAKDKRRKRKKTSKGSRFTDQVNKHHSHELGHARNRKKKNFARKSAATPRKQHHLCAQARGRDTASRSGERDGGDRQGGDRQGGDHQGGDRQGGYLQRGDPHPDAVNERAYVTIERSKLSNWRVKNYLDVDRLSLSVSTSSMGDEAAGEEGDSSSDGASGRGNDIFGESLFSSFNLSFDPFGGATDKTAVGLAVDSAAHPGEGFPSDARFTDAGRVSPNRTGTDQRVANPPLHVDAAHSPEEDKDLHLFDSLKNFYANQNKKVKLINYSKILNTSLCKRVQDAVEGQPDGVLQTSSGGSGRRRSGRDGRKDARNRGDGKNADGRGDPPLGPKLTEHNVKAIIMNIKKRLGFYSGEERKETQGRKPRRERRHETRRDELLNERHPATHAKNPPFCDSLNYSRDEPLSDSVTSELRNGEEPESVEKVVAKVDAASQSAQRRVHKGNSHNLLNYKSFVSDDFNLPNDGDDLLGSSAYHNSQGGTPPSSSSEGCVSTDDEDVFALSTSSVQFKRSFLRAIGRASDEVGQAHSGEEAHTDGGPPAEPPLGHTPTKQKERNCQEVLKREELPPGTDHNCFGSTPSSEESPPKGCILDGEGGLSKVSFNISEDTKKEKMAKLISCGEKYDGEVGTYTGGSPKDCANEEQQQSTCNGSNSQGGEENESNGLRKTEGVDTSSQEMNAFMLDAFDNQVRHLNELVASIFS; encoded by the coding sequence ATGCACGGCGACATTAAAAACGATATTATTAAGAGCCTGCCCTTTACGTTCAGCAGGGTGGAGCTCACCCCCCGCGATGGGAGGgggcagaagggggaagcgaaacaGACCAACAGTGGTGACGCCCCCCCGCACGTTGTGGGCGGTGCTCAGGATGGCCACACTGATGAGAGCGGCGAAACGGATGGGAGCGGCGGAACTGATGGGAGCGTCGAAACAGATGGGAGTAGCCCCCCTGAGGGGACCGACCAGCCCAACTACGAGGAAtacgcaggggggggaatagCAAAAGAcaagagaaggaaaagaaaaaaaacttcaaagGGCAGCCGCTTCACCGACCAGGTGAACAAACACCACTCGCATGAACTGGGACATGCCcgaaataggaaaaaaaaaaacttcgcGAGAAAATCGGCCGCGACCCCCCGCAAGCAGCATCACCTGTGCGCGCAGGCACGCGGGAGAGACACGGCAAGCAGAAGTGGGGAGCGAGACGGAGGAGATCGCCAGGGAGGGGATCGCCAGGGAGGGGATCACCAGGGAGGGGATCGCCAGGGAGGATATCTCCAACGAGGGGATCCTCACCCTGACGCGGTTAACGAACGGGCGTATGTAACTATAGAGAGAAGCAAGCTGAGCAACTGGCGAGTGAAAAATTACCTTGACGTTGATAGGCTGAGCTTGTCCGTTTCGACGAGCAGCATGGGGGACGAGGCCGCGGGAGAGGAGGGCGATTCGTCTAGCGATGGGGCGAGCGGTCGAGGAAATGACATCTTCGGCgagtcccttttttcctccttcaacCTGAGCTTCGACCCCTTCGGGGGGGCCACCGATAAGACGGCGGTAGGGTTGGCGGTAGACTCGGCGGCACATCCAGGGGAGGGCTTCCCCAGCGATGCCCGCTTCACCGATGCCGGGAGGGTCTCTCCAAATCGGACTGGCACCGACCAGAGGGTAGCCAACCCCCCCCTTCACGTGGACGCAGCCCACTCACCGGAGGAAGACAAGGACCTGCACCTTTTCGACTCCCTAAAAAACTTCTACGCTAatcaaaacaaaaaagtgaagcTCATCAACTACAGCAAGATTTTAAATACAAGTCTGTGCAAGCGTGTGCAGGATGCCGTGGAGGGCCAACCGGACGGGGTGCTCCAGAcgagcagcggggggagcggtaggaggaggagcggcagggATGGTAGGAAAGACGCACGTAATCGGGGGGATGGGAAAAACGCAGATGGTCGGGGGGACCCCCCGCTCGGCCCAAAGCTGACCGAGCACAACGTAAAGGCgattattatgaatataaagAAGAGGCTCGGCTTCTACTCGGGGGAGGAGCGGAAAGAGACTCAAGGGAGGAAGCCGCGACGGGAGAGGCGCCACGAAACGCGGCGTGATGAGCTGCTTAACGAGCGGCACCCCGCGACGCACGCGAAgaacccccccttctgcgaCAGCCTAAATTACTCAAGGGACGAGCCGCTGTCCGATAGCGTAACGAGCGAGCTGCGCAATGGGGAAGAACCCGAGTCAGTCGAAAAAGTAGTTGCAAAAGTAGatgcagctagccaaagtGCGCAGAGACGGGTTCACAAGGGAAACAGCCATAACCTCCTTAATTACAAAAGCTTCGTTTCAGATGATTTTAACTTACCAAACGATGGGGATGATCTCCTCGGCTCGTCCGCATATCATAACAGCCaagggggaacccccccgtCGTCCTCCAGCGAAGGGTGCGTGAGCACAGACGATGAAGACGTGTTCGCTTTGTCTACGTCATCGGTGCAGTTTAAGCGGAGCTTTTTGCGGGCCATAGGGCGGGCCTCCGACGAGGTGGGCCAAGCCCACTCTGGTGAGGAAGCCCACACGGATGGTGGCCCCCCCGCGGAGCCCCCCCTAGGGCACACCCCAACgaagcaaaaagaaagaaactGCCAAGAGGtattaaaaagggaggagtTACCACCAGGGACGGATCACAATTGTTTTGGAAGCACCCCCTCTTCAGAGGAGAGTCCCCCAAAGGGATGCATTCTCGATGGAGAGGGGGGCCTTTCAAAGGTTTCTTTTAACATTAGTGAAGACActaagaaagaaaaaatggcaaaattaatttcatgTGGAGAGAAGTACGATGGGGAAGTGGGTACCTATACGGGTGGGTCGCCCAAAGATTGTGCAAacgaggagcagcagcagtcTACGTGCAACGGAAGCAACTCCCAAGGGGGTGAGGAAAACGAGTCTAACGGGCTTCGCAAAACGGAAGGGGTAGACACCTCATCACAAGAGATGAACGCCTTCATGCTGGACGCCTTCGACAATCAAGTTAGGCACCTCAATGAATTGGTGGCGAGCATTTTTTCCTGA
- a CDS encoding hypothetical protein, conserved (encoded by transcript PVX_085250A): MFPGGDSQLFNFGGPERNEGGDPGEELQNETHRRLINFPTSLNANFARPVLDFQKIEPSYFLTNDLSRRPAGGEAAWEKEEEGGPREEITFEKEVDEEREHKKRITLFDLSEEQKEKVKHFKIKKVLQNEVYLKKNKILKYLVHMFVCDLLREKPDDIYEFAACYFTHPQLRQSVARRLRGMIGGP; the protein is encoded by the exons atgttCCCGGGAGGGGATTCCCAGCTGTTCAATTTTGGAGGCCCGGAGAGGAACGAAGGGGGAGACCCGGGGGAGGAGCTACAAAATGAAACCCACAGGAGGCTAATAAACTTCCCCACGTCGCTGAATGCGAATTTCGCGCGCCCCGTGCTGGACTTCCAGAAGATTGAGCCCTCCTACTTTTTAACCAACGACTTGAGCAGGCgccccgcggggggggaagcggcatgggagaaggaggaggaggggg GCCCGCGCGAGGAAATCACCTTCGAGAAGGAAGTGGACGAAGAAAGagagcacaaaaaaaggatcacCCTCTTCGACCTCTCAGAGgaacagaaggaaaaagttaaacactttaaaataaaaaaagttttacaaaatgaagtttatttgaaaaaaaataaaattttaaaatacctGGTGCACATGTTTGTGTGCGATCTGCTCAGGGAGAAGCCGGACGACATCTACGAGTTCGCCGCCTGCTACTTCACGCACCCCCAGTTGCGCCAGAGCGTCGCGCGCCGGCTGCGCGGAATGATTGGCGGGCCGTGA